The Belonocnema kinseyi isolate 2016_QV_RU_SX_M_011 chromosome 10, B_treatae_v1, whole genome shotgun sequence genome has a window encoding:
- the LOC117181518 gene encoding uncharacterized protein LOC117181518 isoform X2: protein MASFIVPRPISQFLDEIPDEKEILKDVSSGEENDFDPDPETVSDCDYPSEQEASSDSEDENLELGSYDEYFLSRDKSCKWEKQNHIQTLQESNSANFLKPESSAIQVSSEIDAFLKLIDDKMLNSIVINTNHKINIKRNQYKRDRDAQNVTKNELLALFGLLFLIGVNKGNHTGAYELWTTDGTGIAMLRACMSNKRFSFLLRHLRFDDEKTSKRKIDKLSPIRFFLDSFIANCKSSYTLGQFVTVKKLDIFQGQSSSLIRKKLASGIKLFVMCDALTYFTSNLEVCAKQPDGPYQLSNRPADVVERLVAPVEGSNRNLTIGSWYTSYSLARALLRKKITSIGTVSKNKPEVPLEFSPNRKKAVGSSVFGFREDATMVSYVPKPNRSVILLSTMNLANIVDEKSKKPLIALHYDMSKGAVDAVDMLCKAYFVDRDTSQWPLALFFTLLNIASVNAQILYESNREDCRVIRKKFLKNLALSLMKNHLSERAKILTLPTEIRAVLAKYRVETVEKKENLESRKRGRCHLCTRTRNVCTTIRCRSCVRFTCRAHVETTAVCFECKYEKNDEDM, encoded by the coding sequence gGCCTCCTTCATAGTACCTCGGCCAATCTCCCAGTTTCTGGATGAGATTCCCGACGAGAAGGAGATCCTCAAAGATGTCAGTTCCGGCGAGGAAAATGATTTCGACCCCGACCCTGAAACTGTAAGTGACTGTGATTATCCTTCCGAGCAAGAGGCAAGTTCAGATTCCGAAGATGAAAATCTGGAACTTGGTTCTTACGATGAATATTTCCTCAGCAGAGACAAATCCTGCAAGTGGGAAAAACAGAATCACATCCAGACTCTACAAGAGAGCAATAGCGCGAATTTTCTAAAACCAGAGAGCAGTGCAATACAAGTTTCTAGTGAAATCGATGCCTTCCTAAAATTAATAGATGATAAGATGCTGAACAGTATTGTTATAAACACAAATCATAAAATCAACATTAAGCGAAATCAGTACAAACGGGACAGAGATGCCCAAAATGTgacgaaaaatgaacttttagcgCTCTTTGGTCTTCTCTTTTTGATTGGGGTGAACAAAGGGAATCATACAGGTGCCTACGAATTGTGGACAACCGATGGAACCGGAATTGCAATGCTCAGGGCATGCATGAGCAACAAAAGATTCTCATTTCTTCTCCGACATCTGCGATTCGATGATGAGAAGACCAGCAAGAGAAAAATAGACAAGTTATCACCCATACGCTTTTTTCTCGATTCCTTCATCGCCAACTGTAAGAGTTCCTACACTCTTGGTCAGTTCGTCACCGTGAAAAAGTTAGACATCTTTCAAGGTCAAAGTTCGAGTCTCATTCGAAAGAAACTCGCGAGTGGAATAAAGCTTTTTGTCATGTGTGATGCCCTCACATATTTTACGAGTAACCTCGAGGTTTGTGCAAAGCAACCAGATGGTCCCTATCAATTGTCGAATCGACCAGCCGATGTTGTCGAGAGATTAGTCGCACCTGTTGAAGGATCCAACAGGAATTTAACAATCGGGTCTTGGTACACCAGTTATTCCTTGGCGAGGGCTCTTTTGCGGAAAAAGATCACATCCATCGGGacggtttcaaaaaataaacccGAAGTTCCTCTCGAATTTTCGCCGAACCGGAAGAAGGCAGTGGGTTCTTCAGTATTTGGCTTCCGGGAAGATGCGACTATGGTCTCTTACGTGCCAAAACCAAACAGATCTGTGATATTGTTGTCAACGATGAACCTGGCTAATATTGTTGATGAAAAATCGAAGAAGCCGCTGATTGCTCTGCACTATGACATGTCGAAAGGAGCCGTTGATGCGGTTGACATGTTGTGCAAGGCCTACTTTGTGGATAGAGACACGAGCCAATGGCCTTTGGCTTTATTTTTCACTTTGCTGAACATTGCCAGTGTGAATGCGCAAATTTTGTATGAATCAAACCGGGAAGATTGTCGCGTTATCAGAAAAAAGTTCCTGAAGAATCTCGCTCTGAGCTTGATGAAGAATCATCTTTCCGAGAGGGCGAAAATATTGACGCTTCCGACCGAAATTAGAGCGGTTTTAGCGAAATATAGGGTCGAGACggtggagaaaaaagagaatttgGAAAGCAGAAAACGGGGAAGGTGTCATTTGTGCACTCGGACGAGAAATGTCTGCACGACCATCAGATGTAGGTCTTGTGTAAGATTTACATGTAGGGCTCATGTGGAAACTACTGCGGTTTGTTTCGaatgtaaatatgaaaaaaatgacgaagatatgtaa